A stretch of DNA from Halobacillus litoralis:
TCATAATCTTCTGCGGTCATCAGTTCGTTCTTCGAATTACTGATGGCTCCGAGCATCGCACGAGGGTCCCATTTTTTCGGATCGAGGTTGATCTCTTTCAGCACTTGTTTAATGACAGAAAGCTGATCGCTCGAATCGAGAATCGAAAAGTTGCGGTCATAACCGATCCGGTCGATGTCACGTCTCAGAATCCGTACACACATGGAGTGGAACGTGGACATCCAGATTTTTTCTCCGTCTTTGCCGACAAGAGATTCGACACGCTCTTTCATTTCGCGTGCCGCTTTATTTGTAAACGTAATCGCTAATATATTCCGTGGCGCTACATCTTTTTCACTAAGGAGATAGGCGATGCGGTGTGTCAGTACACGTGTTTTACCACTTCCGGCACCTGCCATGATGAGCAGCGGGCCTTCTGTGTGGGTCACCGCTTCTCGTTGTTCTGTATTCAAGCCTTGAATCAATGCGTTCAATGCCTGTGTCATGAGGGTCCACCATCCTTCATCTTCATTGATTTAACGGCTTCGACCGTTTTAAGAGCAACCTCTAGGTTATCATAAATCACATCGCCGACAACGATGACATCTGCATAGGCCGCCATTTCTGCTGCCTGTTCTTCCGAACGGATGCCTCCGCCGTAGACGAGAGATGTATTTTTCAATTCACGGGCCACGTCTCTGACCAAGCCGGGATTCCCGTATGTACCACTGTATTCCATGTAAAAGACAGGGAGACGGAAGATATGTTCAGCCATCCGGGCATAGGCGAGGACATCGGCATGATCCGGAAGCGAGCAATCGGTTCGTTTGAACACCTTCGCTTCAGGGTTCAGTACACAATATCCTTCTGTGAGCATGTCCTGCCACTCGATCACATCTGCATACTCTTTGATCGCCTGGTGCTGCACATCAATCAACCACTTTTTATGTCCACTGTTCAGGACAAGAGGGATGAAATAAGCATCAAAGCCGGGCGCAATGGCTTCAATGTCCGACACTTCCAGCACAAAGCTGGTGTCGTATGCCTCGATGCGTTCCTGCAAATCCGTGACGTTTTCGAACGTGACGCCGTCTGTGCCGCCGACGATGATCGCATCTGTCCCTGATGTGCATATCTTCTCTAAGTCTGCGTCTGTGATCGTCTTATTCGGATCAAGCTTGAACACATGATCCCACTCGCTTATATTGTACATTTCCGTCCTCCAAAACAACAGTTATCCATCTACCCATTATAGCAAATTTTCACCCCCGGGTTGAGGGGCACACCCAAACAATTCTACGACCATGATAAGAAGAGGGTGTGAAGAGTGGTGGAAATATATGTATGACCCGGTACATCATAAATTGTAAACACACAAAAGCCCGTCCTCTCTCACTCAAAAGAGAGGCGGGCTTTTGGTTCTGGTGCTGTAAAATTATAGATGACCAGGTCATCCATATATTTCCAGGTCACGAGGGTTGTTCGGGGAGGAGGCGGCTGGATGTGAAGGTCATGGTGACGAGTCCGACGCTTAGGATAGTGATAGCGGAGAGCATGAGGGTTTCGAGTGAGAACAGGTAGCCACTGGCACCGATGACAACAGCGTCGATCGCGAGGATAACGAAGCCGACATTGACTTTGCACCAATCGGCGATCATTTGGGCGAGGAGGTCGGTTCCGCCCGTGCTTGTATGGACCCGTAGCATCAATCCAATCCCACCACCCACAAGGGCCCCTCCAATAATAGAGCTGATCGCTGGATCGAGCGGCAGGTGATGGACACGCAACCCTTGTAGTACATCAATAGAGAAAGAAGAAATCAACAAGCCGTGCAGACTGTTGTAGAAATAGGAACGGTAAAAGAACCAGGCGAGCGTAAAAATCGGAATGCTGAAGCAGATGATTGTAAGTCCTACTTCAAGCCCCCATATGTAATTGGCAATCATACCTATCCCAATTATGCCTCCATCTAACACATGATCTGGAATCAGGAAAAAGTTGATGCCGAGTGAAAGTATCATACTGCCGAGAATGATCATGGCGCCTTTTTTCAACATCGTTTTCATCGGACAGGTCCCCTTCCATAGTACTAGCCTATGCCTGTCCGTATTCTCTTAGAATCATGGAAGTCTTTTACCCTCGCCAACAAAAAAAGACTGCCCACAGTGGCAGCCTCTCATCATCTATTCCGTTTGCTTCGCTTGTACACGGTCAAGCGCTTGTGTATAAGCGTCATTACCATAGTTCAAGCAGCGTTTCACACGGGAAATCGTCGCTGTCGAAGCACCTGTTTCGGTTTCAATTTTATGATAAGTGAAGCCTTCACGCAGCATGCGCGCTACTTCCAGTCGCTGAGCGAGTGACTGGACTTCATTCATCGTTGCGAGATCATCAAAGAATTCATAGCATTCTTCTATACTTTGCAAAGATAAAACCGCTTCAAACAGTTGATCGAGCGTCTTTCCTCTCAATTTATCGATCTGCATGCCTTTTCCCTCCTTACTCCGTTTCTACTGCAGCGTTTCATGGAATGATGTTCACCCAGGTCTTCCCTGGTGTAAAGGCCATCGGGCTGCCGTCTTTATAGGGAAGCAAACGTCCATCGACGTTCTTCCACTCTACTTCTTTCATTTGTCCTTTTTGTAAAAGATACCCGTTCCCGCCT
This window harbors:
- a CDS encoding heptaprenylglyceryl phosphate synthase; translated protein: MYNISEWDHVFKLDPNKTITDADLEKICTSGTDAIIVGGTDGVTFENVTDLQERIEAYDTSFVLEVSDIEAIAPGFDAYFIPLVLNSGHKKWLIDVQHQAIKEYADVIEWQDMLTEGYCVLNPEAKVFKRTDCSLPDHADVLAYARMAEHIFRLPVFYMEYSGTYGNPGLVRDVARELKNTSLVYGGGIRSEEQAAEMAAYADVIVVGDVIYDNLEVALKTVEAVKSMKMKDGGPS
- a CDS encoding YitT family protein, which encodes MLKKGAMIILGSMILSLGINFFLIPDHVLDGGIIGIGMIANYIWGLEVGLTIICFSIPIFTLAWFFYRSYFYNSLHGLLISSFSIDVLQGLRVHHLPLDPAISSIIGGALVGGGIGLMLRVHTSTGGTDLLAQMIADWCKVNVGFVILAIDAVVIGASGYLFSLETLMLSAITILSVGLVTMTFTSSRLLPEQPS
- a CDS encoding YerC/YecD family TrpR-related protein, which encodes MQIDKLRGKTLDQLFEAVLSLQSIEECYEFFDDLATMNEVQSLAQRLEVARMLREGFTYHKIETETGASTATISRVKRCLNYGNDAYTQALDRVQAKQTE